A stretch of Myxococcus hansupus DNA encodes these proteins:
- a CDS encoding cytochrome ubiquinol oxidase subunit I: MPMTDLLYARAQMGLSLAFHIVFAAAGVALPVLMVLSDWKARRTGDADYVKLSQKLAKGTAILFAVGAVSGTVLSFELGLLWPEFMGQYGEVIGLPFSLEGVAFFTEAIFLGIYLYGRERVSPGLHLFSGVMVAVSGAASAFFVTLVNTFMNHPSGFTPTATGPVDVQPLVAMFSPGWQYQTAHVLLSCYQASAFAMAGIHAFVLLRHPGAAFHKKALSVALPLACVTALLQPVVGDLSAKHVAKAQPVKLAAMEGQFETERGAPLRLGGLPNVETGEVPYALDIPKGLSILAFADPDAEVKGLNAFPRDEWPPVGKVHVAFQVMVGTGSAMALLALASLGWRWRKKAWPHGRKWLWAWLLSGPLGVVAMEAGWLVTEWGRQPWILRGVMRTADAVTPVPHLAAPFWTFTAVYLFLGVTVVLLLVRQVAGTLPGRAGDAPEGAAHAH; this comes from the coding sequence ATGCCCATGACGGACCTGCTCTATGCGCGGGCTCAGATGGGCTTGTCGCTCGCGTTCCACATCGTCTTCGCGGCGGCGGGGGTGGCGCTCCCCGTCCTCATGGTGCTCAGTGATTGGAAGGCGCGCCGCACGGGCGACGCCGACTACGTGAAGCTGAGCCAGAAGCTGGCGAAGGGGACGGCCATCCTCTTCGCGGTGGGCGCGGTGAGTGGGACGGTGCTGTCCTTCGAGCTGGGCCTGCTGTGGCCGGAGTTCATGGGGCAGTACGGCGAGGTGATTGGGCTGCCCTTCAGTCTGGAGGGCGTGGCCTTCTTCACCGAGGCCATCTTCCTGGGCATCTACCTGTACGGACGGGAGCGGGTGTCGCCGGGGCTGCACCTCTTCTCCGGCGTCATGGTGGCGGTGAGCGGCGCGGCCAGCGCGTTCTTCGTCACGCTGGTGAACACGTTCATGAACCACCCGTCGGGCTTCACGCCGACGGCGACGGGGCCCGTGGACGTGCAGCCGTTGGTGGCCATGTTCAGTCCGGGGTGGCAGTACCAGACGGCGCACGTGCTGCTCTCCTGTTACCAGGCGAGCGCGTTCGCCATGGCGGGCATCCACGCCTTCGTGTTGCTGCGTCACCCGGGCGCGGCGTTCCACAAGAAAGCGCTGTCGGTGGCGCTGCCGCTGGCGTGTGTCACCGCGCTGCTCCAGCCGGTGGTGGGGGACTTGTCCGCCAAGCACGTGGCGAAGGCGCAGCCGGTGAAGCTGGCCGCGATGGAAGGCCAGTTCGAGACGGAGCGTGGCGCGCCGCTGCGTCTGGGCGGACTGCCGAATGTGGAGACGGGCGAGGTGCCCTACGCGTTGGACATCCCCAAGGGGTTGTCCATCCTGGCCTTCGCGGACCCGGACGCGGAGGTGAAGGGGCTGAATGCGTTCCCTCGCGACGAGTGGCCTCCGGTGGGGAAGGTCCATGTGGCCTTCCAGGTGATGGTGGGCACGGGCAGTGCGATGGCGTTGCTCGCGCTGGCTTCGTTGGGGTGGCGGTGGCGCAAGAAGGCGTGGCCGCACGGGCGGAAGTGGCTGTGGGCGTGGTTGCTGTCGGGGCCGCTCGGCGTGGTGGCGATGGAAGCGGGGTGGCTCGTCACGGAGTGGGGGCGGCAGCCGTGGATTCTGCGCGGGGTGATGCGCACGGCGGACGCGGTGACACCGGTGCCACACTTGGCCGCGCCCTTCTGGACCTTCACCGCCGTGTACCTGTTCCTGGGCGTGACGGTGGTGCTCCTGCTGGTGCGGCAGGTGGCGGGGACACTGCCTGGCCGAGCGGGTGACGCGCCAGAGGGAGCGGCCCATGCCCACTGA
- a CDS encoding cytochrome d ubiquinol oxidase subunit II, translating into MSTDVILGFAVAGTFVLYALFGGADFGGGVWDLLAFGPRKAEQRALIARAIGPVWEVNHIWLIVGMVLLFAGFPRAFAVLSVALHVPLTLLLLGIVFRGAAFTFRAYDTRGDAVQRRWGLVFSGASVFAPLLLGMCVGAVVSGTVRVEGRVVTSGFFSSWLTPFAWAVGALALCLFAFLAAVYLTHEAPSTALREDFRRRALGSGVVVFLSALAVLLLARDGAPRVWEGLLRSPFALALHVGTAVAAVASFGLLWTRRFRWARVAAALQAGLIVLGWAASQHPYLVVPDVTLQGAAASPGAQRLLLVALGVGTAIVVPSLVLLFRVFRPSSLPERDVTGPLSAESLTPGRAVKPS; encoded by the coding sequence ATGTCCACTGACGTGATTCTGGGCTTCGCGGTCGCGGGGACCTTTGTCCTTTACGCGCTCTTCGGCGGCGCGGACTTTGGCGGAGGTGTGTGGGACTTGTTGGCCTTCGGGCCTCGCAAGGCGGAGCAACGCGCGCTCATCGCCCGAGCCATTGGTCCGGTGTGGGAGGTGAATCACATCTGGCTCATCGTCGGTATGGTGCTGCTGTTCGCCGGCTTCCCACGGGCCTTCGCGGTGCTGAGCGTGGCGCTCCACGTGCCCCTGACGTTGCTGTTGCTGGGCATCGTGTTCCGGGGCGCGGCCTTCACCTTCCGGGCGTATGACACGCGCGGGGACGCGGTGCAGCGGCGCTGGGGGCTCGTCTTCAGCGGTGCGAGCGTCTTCGCGCCGCTGCTGCTGGGCATGTGCGTGGGCGCGGTGGTGAGCGGGACGGTTCGCGTCGAGGGCAGGGTGGTGACGAGCGGCTTCTTCTCTTCGTGGCTCACGCCCTTCGCCTGGGCGGTGGGCGCGTTGGCGCTGTGCCTCTTCGCCTTCCTCGCTGCGGTGTACCTCACGCATGAGGCCCCCTCGACGGCGCTGCGCGAGGACTTCCGGCGCCGCGCATTGGGCTCGGGTGTGGTCGTATTCCTGTCGGCGCTGGCCGTGTTGCTGCTGGCGCGCGACGGGGCGCCCCGTGTCTGGGAGGGACTGCTGCGTTCGCCCTTCGCGCTGGCGCTGCACGTGGGCACGGCGGTGGCGGCGGTGGCGTCCTTCGGCCTTCTCTGGACACGGCGCTTCCGGTGGGCACGCGTCGCCGCGGCACTCCAAGCGGGGCTCATCGTGCTCGGCTGGGCGGCGTCGCAGCACCCCTACCTCGTGGTGCCGGACGTCACGCTTCAAGGCGCGGCCGCGAGCCCTGGCGCGCAGCGGTTGTTGCTGGTAGCGCTGGGCGTGGGCACAGCCATCGTGGTGCCCTCGTTGGTGCTTCTCTTCCGCGTCTTCCGGCCGTCGTCATTGCCGGAGCGCGATGTCACTGGCCCGCTTTCCGCTGAGTCCCTCACTCCAGGCAGAGCGGTGAAGCCTTCTTGA
- a CDS encoding TonB-dependent receptor domain-containing protein gives MGSALLLTMTPAWAQDAATPPPPSARQSVPAETDAMDGEGAALEDNIFQMAPVVVTATRTAQDAATAPASVTVVTQEDLRRAPVGDLTDAIRLAPGISLTAGSQGRRGISIRGMDSSYTLILVDGKRVNSMEAVFRHNDFDIGLVPTEGIERIEVVRGAMSSLYGSEALGGVINIITKPVAPKWTGGIDLKAQTPTVGANGEELRSSIFLSGPLIKDTLSMKITGGFNHRQAWNGARNPGSPVLNADGEPVTRGDGSVVNFGDLATLEGRNDHNGRLSLNWTPTSQQTITAEYGRAYQNRIGEYFIGGTFGDADTVVHRNDAVLGHKGKWDWGNSEVRGYWEGLDSGVDGLVQNNIVAEANATAYLGFNTLTVGGEARWIDLESDEFTSGAASVHQQALYAQDEMSLLDNLSLLLGARLDNHENFGLHFTPRAYAVYSPITHLTFKAGVGTGFKAPTLRQMSTESLVTSCRGRCGIIGNPDLEPEKSTNFELSANWNMASWGLSATVFQNNIRNLIDTPRGTGVDPIGTDPETGLPLYVPRNVNRARLRGVEATASKSFGNVVRLSANYTFLESRDLENDVQLAYRPKHTLNGQLDVMPMVGLKAFVRGQYIGPQLSGTEEVDPYALFDAGASYDINKSFGVNAGVLNIANSRTEDEEGYVFQERGRTFYAGVNARF, from the coding sequence ATGGGTTCGGCCCTGCTGCTGACCATGACGCCCGCGTGGGCGCAGGACGCGGCCACCCCGCCGCCGCCCTCCGCGCGACAGAGCGTCCCGGCCGAAACCGACGCCATGGACGGAGAAGGCGCGGCGCTGGAGGACAACATCTTCCAGATGGCGCCCGTCGTGGTGACGGCGACCCGCACCGCCCAGGACGCGGCGACCGCGCCGGCTTCGGTGACGGTGGTGACGCAGGAGGACCTCCGGCGTGCGCCGGTGGGCGATTTGACGGACGCCATCCGTCTGGCCCCCGGCATCAGCCTGACGGCCGGCAGCCAGGGCCGCCGCGGCATCAGCATCCGCGGCATGGATTCGAGCTACACGCTCATCCTGGTCGACGGAAAGCGCGTGAACTCGATGGAGGCGGTGTTCCGCCACAACGACTTCGACATCGGCCTCGTCCCGACCGAGGGCATCGAGCGCATCGAGGTCGTCCGCGGCGCCATGTCCTCGCTCTATGGCTCTGAGGCGCTGGGCGGCGTCATCAACATCATCACCAAGCCGGTGGCGCCCAAGTGGACGGGCGGCATCGACCTGAAGGCGCAGACGCCCACCGTGGGCGCCAACGGCGAGGAGCTCCGCTCCAGCATCTTCCTCAGCGGTCCGCTCATCAAGGACACGCTCTCCATGAAGATTACCGGCGGCTTCAACCACCGCCAGGCATGGAACGGCGCGCGCAACCCGGGCTCGCCGGTGCTCAACGCGGACGGTGAGCCGGTGACGCGTGGCGATGGCAGCGTCGTCAACTTCGGCGACCTGGCCACGCTCGAGGGCCGCAATGACCACAACGGCCGGCTGTCGCTGAACTGGACGCCCACCTCGCAGCAGACCATCACCGCCGAGTACGGCCGCGCGTACCAGAACCGCATCGGTGAGTACTTCATTGGCGGCACCTTCGGCGACGCGGACACGGTGGTGCACCGCAACGACGCGGTGCTCGGCCACAAGGGCAAGTGGGACTGGGGCAACTCGGAGGTCCGCGGCTATTGGGAAGGGCTGGACTCTGGCGTCGACGGGCTGGTCCAGAACAACATCGTCGCGGAGGCCAACGCCACCGCGTACCTGGGCTTCAACACGCTGACGGTGGGCGGCGAGGCGCGTTGGATTGACCTCGAGTCCGACGAGTTCACCAGCGGCGCCGCCAGCGTGCACCAGCAGGCGCTCTACGCGCAGGACGAGATGTCCCTCCTGGACAACCTCAGCCTGCTGCTGGGCGCGCGCCTGGACAACCACGAGAACTTCGGCCTGCACTTCACGCCGCGCGCCTACGCCGTCTACTCGCCCATCACCCACCTCACCTTCAAGGCGGGTGTCGGCACGGGCTTCAAGGCGCCCACGCTGCGTCAGATGAGCACCGAGTCCCTGGTGACGAGCTGCCGTGGCCGCTGCGGCATCATCGGCAACCCGGACCTGGAACCGGAGAAGAGCACCAACTTCGAGCTGTCCGCCAACTGGAACATGGCGTCGTGGGGCCTGTCGGCGACCGTCTTCCAGAACAACATCCGCAACCTCATCGACACGCCGCGTGGCACGGGCGTGGACCCGATTGGGACCGACCCGGAGACGGGCCTGCCCCTGTACGTTCCGCGCAACGTCAACCGCGCGCGCCTGCGGGGCGTCGAGGCGACGGCGAGCAAGTCCTTCGGCAACGTGGTGCGCCTCAGCGCGAACTACACGTTCCTGGAGAGCCGCGACCTGGAGAATGACGTGCAGCTCGCCTACCGGCCCAAGCACACCCTCAACGGCCAGTTGGACGTGATGCCGATGGTCGGCCTCAAGGCCTTCGTTCGTGGCCAGTACATTGGCCCGCAGCTCAGCGGCACCGAGGAAGTGGACCCCTACGCCCTGTTCGATGCCGGCGCCAGCTACGACATCAACAAGAGCTTCGGCGTCAACGCGGGTGTCCTCAACATCGCCAACTCACGCACCGAGGATGAGGAAGGCTACGTGTTCCAGGAGCGCGGCCGGACCTTCTATGCGGGTGTGAACGCGCGGTTCTAA
- a CDS encoding SDR family NAD(P)-dependent oxidoreductase, whose amino-acid sequence MDLELRGKTALITGSSRGIGRAIAATLAREGVRVCISARGEEALQATAAQLRADGAEVATVVADVATQAGAVAAVDAAVRAFGTLDILVNNVGGSGGAGAFHSATAEQWTSVLDRNLLSAVWCSQRAVEVMREKGGGCIVHLNSIYGREYATSAPYTTAKAGITALTKEMAVDLAQYRIRVNGVAPGSILFPGGSWDKRQKADPEKVARLVRDELPWGRFGAPEEVADVVAFLCSERARWVTGATLPVDGGQGRAF is encoded by the coding sequence ATGGACTTGGAGCTCCGAGGAAAGACAGCCCTCATCACCGGCAGCAGCCGGGGCATTGGCCGAGCCATCGCGGCGACGTTGGCCCGCGAGGGCGTGCGGGTGTGCATCAGCGCGCGCGGCGAGGAGGCCCTGCAAGCCACCGCCGCGCAGCTCCGCGCGGACGGCGCCGAGGTCGCCACCGTGGTGGCGGACGTGGCCACCCAGGCCGGCGCGGTGGCCGCCGTCGACGCCGCCGTGCGCGCCTTCGGGACACTGGACATCCTGGTCAACAACGTGGGCGGCAGCGGCGGCGCGGGCGCGTTCCACTCGGCCACCGCGGAGCAGTGGACCTCCGTCCTGGACCGGAACCTCCTGTCCGCCGTGTGGTGCAGCCAGCGCGCCGTGGAGGTCATGCGTGAGAAGGGCGGCGGCTGCATCGTCCACCTCAACTCCATCTACGGCCGCGAGTACGCCACCAGCGCGCCCTACACCACCGCCAAGGCGGGCATCACCGCGCTCACCAAGGAGATGGCGGTGGACCTGGCCCAGTACCGCATCCGCGTCAACGGCGTGGCCCCTGGCTCCATCCTCTTCCCCGGGGGGAGCTGGGACAAACGCCAGAAGGCGGACCCAGAGAAGGTCGCCAGGCTGGTGCGGGACGAGCTGCCCTGGGGCCGCTTCGGCGCCCCCGAGGAGGTGGCGGACGTGGTCGCCTTCCTCTGCTCGGAACGCGCACGCTGGGTGACAGGCGCCACCCTGCCCGTGGATGGGGGTCAGGGCCGTGCCTTCTGA
- a CDS encoding glucose-6-phosphate isomerase, protein MTERELWERYQRYLCVVPGLDFTLDVSRMRFPADYLERMRPRVDEAFDAMEALEKGAIANPDEKRKVGHYWLRAPELAPEPALQKEITDTVAAIHAFSKDVHDGKVKPQKAPRFTHVLLVGIGGSALGPQLIADALGSAKDPMQVSFFDNTDPDGFDRVLAQLGERLSETLTVVISKSGGTKETRNGMLEAERGYTARGLDFAKHAVAVTGEGSELDNHAKKQGWLRTFPMWDWVGGRTSVTSAVGLLPARLQGLDIDALLRGAKDMDAATRERDALKNPAALLALMWHYAGDGRGHKDMVILPYKDRLLLMSRYLQQLVMESLGKETDLDGKVVNQGIAVYGNKGSTDQHAYVQQLREGVLNFFATFIEVLKDRDGGAFEVEPGVTSGDYLLGFLLGTRRALYEKDRESLTLTVPDVSARTVGALIALYERAVGFYATLVHINAYHQPGVEAGKKAAGVVLDLQRKLTARLREARADARTAEQLAADIGMPDEVETVFKVLQHLAANPDRGVERTDGASPAQARFRAK, encoded by the coding sequence ATGACCGAGCGAGAACTGTGGGAGCGGTACCAGCGTTATCTGTGCGTCGTCCCGGGCCTGGACTTCACGCTCGACGTCTCGCGCATGCGGTTCCCCGCGGACTACCTGGAGCGGATGCGCCCCCGCGTGGACGAGGCCTTCGATGCCATGGAGGCGCTGGAGAAGGGCGCCATCGCCAACCCGGACGAGAAGCGCAAGGTGGGCCACTACTGGCTGCGCGCCCCGGAGCTGGCCCCCGAGCCCGCGCTCCAGAAGGAAATCACCGACACGGTGGCCGCCATCCACGCCTTCTCCAAGGACGTGCATGACGGCAAGGTGAAGCCGCAGAAGGCGCCGCGCTTCACGCACGTGCTGCTGGTGGGCATCGGCGGTTCGGCGCTGGGGCCGCAGTTGATCGCGGACGCGCTGGGCTCGGCGAAGGACCCGATGCAGGTGTCCTTCTTCGACAACACGGACCCGGACGGCTTCGACCGGGTGCTGGCGCAGCTCGGAGAGCGGCTGTCGGAGACGCTCACCGTGGTCATCAGCAAGTCGGGCGGCACCAAGGAGACGCGCAACGGCATGCTGGAGGCCGAACGCGGCTACACGGCCCGGGGCCTGGACTTCGCGAAGCACGCGGTGGCCGTCACCGGCGAAGGCAGCGAGCTGGACAACCACGCCAAGAAACAGGGCTGGCTGCGCACCTTCCCCATGTGGGACTGGGTTGGCGGACGCACGTCCGTGACGTCCGCGGTGGGCCTGCTGCCCGCGCGGCTCCAGGGGCTGGACATCGACGCGCTGCTGCGCGGCGCCAAGGACATGGACGCGGCGACGCGGGAGCGGGACGCGCTGAAGAACCCCGCCGCGCTGCTGGCCCTGATGTGGCACTACGCTGGCGACGGCCGGGGCCACAAGGACATGGTCATCCTGCCGTACAAGGACCGGCTGCTCCTGATGTCGCGCTACCTCCAGCAGCTCGTCATGGAGTCGCTGGGCAAGGAGACGGACCTGGACGGCAAGGTGGTGAACCAGGGCATCGCCGTCTACGGGAACAAGGGCTCCACGGACCAGCACGCCTACGTGCAGCAGCTCCGCGAGGGCGTGCTCAACTTCTTCGCCACCTTCATCGAGGTGTTGAAGGACCGCGATGGCGGCGCGTTCGAAGTCGAGCCCGGCGTCACCAGCGGCGACTACCTGCTGGGCTTCCTGCTGGGGACGCGGCGCGCGCTCTACGAGAAGGACCGCGAGTCGCTCACCCTCACCGTGCCGGACGTGAGCGCGCGCACGGTGGGCGCGCTGATTGCCCTGTATGAGCGCGCGGTGGGCTTCTACGCCACGCTGGTGCACATCAACGCGTACCACCAGCCGGGCGTGGAAGCGGGCAAGAAGGCCGCGGGCGTGGTGCTGGACCTCCAGCGCAAGCTGACCGCGCGCCTGCGCGAGGCCCGCGCGGACGCCCGCACCGCCGAGCAGTTGGCCGCGGACATCGGCATGCCGGACGAGGTGGAGACGGTGTTCAAGGTGCTCCAGCACCTGGCCGCAAATCCGGACCGCGGCGTGGAGCGCACCGACGGCGCGTCCCCGGCGCAGGCGCGCTTCCGGGCGAAGTAG
- a CDS encoding sterol desaturase family protein: protein MDAPHIPDLIALAIPVFALTVVAEALWVKKQRDEGSPMVGHTLKDTAASLSMGLGNVAINVLWKGVAFAGYLALYHLTPLRMGTGVLAWVLLFLADDLCYYAFHRVHHESRFFWASHVVHHSSQHYNLSTALRQTWTPPTSFVFWAPLALLGFHPVLIVAQQSISLLYQYWIHTEAIGRLPRPLEWVLNTPSHHRVHHASNPRYLDKNYAGILIVWDRLFGTFEPEGEKPVYGLTKNLTTFNPVRIAFHEFAAIARDASKPGPLKQRLSYVFRNPAWKPEAPLTPAAQPPPPASPAPEAARPSV from the coding sequence ATGGACGCACCCCACATCCCCGACCTCATCGCCCTCGCGATTCCCGTGTTCGCCCTCACGGTGGTGGCCGAGGCGCTCTGGGTGAAGAAGCAGCGGGACGAAGGCAGCCCTATGGTGGGCCACACGTTGAAGGACACGGCGGCCAGCCTCTCCATGGGCCTGGGCAACGTGGCCATCAACGTCCTGTGGAAGGGCGTGGCCTTCGCGGGCTACCTGGCGCTCTACCACCTCACGCCGCTGCGCATGGGCACCGGCGTGCTGGCCTGGGTGCTGCTCTTCCTCGCGGACGACCTCTGCTACTACGCCTTCCACCGCGTCCACCATGAGAGCCGCTTCTTCTGGGCGTCCCACGTGGTGCACCACTCCAGCCAGCACTACAACCTGTCCACGGCGCTGCGGCAGACCTGGACGCCGCCCACCAGCTTCGTCTTCTGGGCGCCGCTGGCGCTGCTGGGCTTCCACCCGGTGCTGATTGTCGCGCAGCAGTCCATCAGCCTGCTCTACCAGTACTGGATTCACACCGAGGCCATTGGCCGGCTGCCGCGTCCGCTGGAGTGGGTGCTCAACACGCCGTCGCACCACCGGGTGCACCACGCGTCCAACCCGCGCTACCTCGACAAGAACTACGCGGGCATCCTCATCGTCTGGGACCGGCTCTTCGGCACCTTCGAGCCCGAGGGCGAGAAGCCCGTGTACGGGTTGACGAAGAACCTCACGACGTTCAATCCCGTGCGCATCGCCTTCCACGAGTTCGCCGCCATCGCGCGCGACGCCTCGAAGCCCGGGCCCCTGAAGCAACGCTTGAGTTACGTCTTCCGCAACCCGGCCTGGAAGCCGGAGGCCCCGTTGACGCCCGCGGCGCAGCCCCCGCCCCCAGCCTCGCCGGCCCCCGAAGCGGCGCGGCCCTCCGTGTGA
- a CDS encoding TetR/AcrR family transcriptional regulator → MAAKNTPSDKAPRPVRRTQQERRETTRRKLLDATIETLVEQGYARLTTVEVSKRAGLSQGALFTHFDTKEELLAAAVEHLFPRLIQDYLAGVGARPSGRDRIAAAVDMLWAAFQRPELQAAIELYVAARTDAELRVALAAVDGPHRENLHRVARELFPEASEHPDFDSIVELALDAVQGAAVGGSARPNDPAHRRMLDALTQFMRNAFLPALGRPRRRARA, encoded by the coding sequence ATGGCCGCGAAGAACACTCCATCGGACAAGGCCCCCCGCCCCGTCCGCCGCACGCAGCAGGAGCGCCGGGAGACGACACGGCGCAAGCTGCTGGACGCCACCATCGAGACGCTGGTGGAGCAGGGCTACGCCCGCCTGACGACGGTGGAGGTATCGAAACGTGCGGGCCTGTCGCAGGGCGCGCTCTTCACCCATTTCGATACGAAGGAGGAGCTGCTCGCCGCGGCGGTGGAGCACCTCTTCCCACGACTCATCCAGGACTACCTGGCCGGCGTGGGCGCTCGGCCGTCGGGCAGGGACCGCATCGCGGCGGCGGTGGACATGTTGTGGGCCGCCTTCCAGCGCCCGGAGCTGCAAGCCGCCATCGAGCTGTACGTCGCCGCGCGCACGGACGCGGAGCTGCGCGTGGCGTTGGCCGCGGTGGACGGGCCGCACCGGGAGAACCTGCACCGCGTGGCCCGCGAGCTGTTCCCCGAGGCCTCCGAGCACCCGGACTTCGACTCCATCGTGGAGCTGGCGTTGGACGCGGTGCAGGGCGCGGCGGTGGGAGGCAGCGCCCGGCCGAACGACCCGGCGCACCGCCGCATGCTGGACGCGCTCACGCAGTTCATGCGCAACGCCTTCCTCCCCGCGCTGGGGCGGCCTCGCCGCCGCGCGCGGGCCTGA
- a CDS encoding GTPase — protein sequence MDETSLPEPEALRSLLKTALELPALRPHATRLERLVDDYARGVARKDAPLTVALVGATGAGKSTLLNALAGQALSREGVNRPTSTVATVFAPEGTATEALAGSGARVVTYAPGPQGLWGGQVFIDTPDLNSVATTHREVARAALERADVALVVMHRGSVAEATQVEFLTEFAQRRALVFILNFADELSETSRDTLKAQVRKLASEQYGLAQEDVPVFAISALAAKDGRDVSGEFGALLFHLRGLATQAVAARVRRTNALGALEEVHTRVEAALKETLALLSRTRAALDSGLEKAAEGLRADFDSRLGLAHGHLAAEVRRQAGGRFWGPAAWGLRLSLWGASGLGAAALVGRSSLPAGLAVAAASTVVDVVRGHTRARAAESAVVEPFEDDFSAESAARTALAEARSVARAGGLDPALLGVPDVDTLLEEVRVARAGAWRYTATTGVAEAVAGWWRTARWLVLPLINLPLLALLGHVGYRVVRAYVEGPLLPLDYFVNAGALFMLLAGAGALLASASLAGAARRAGTAGRTRFVEALATLGGRLGEAVEDALRPGREAAQRLLSLR from the coding sequence GTGGACGAGACGAGCCTTCCCGAACCCGAAGCCCTGCGTTCCCTGCTGAAGACAGCCCTGGAGCTGCCTGCGCTGCGCCCGCATGCCACGCGCCTGGAACGGCTGGTGGACGACTACGCACGGGGTGTGGCGCGCAAGGACGCGCCGCTGACCGTGGCGCTGGTGGGCGCCACCGGCGCGGGCAAGTCCACGCTGCTCAACGCCCTGGCGGGACAGGCCCTGTCACGCGAAGGCGTCAACCGGCCCACCAGCACCGTCGCCACCGTCTTCGCCCCCGAGGGCACGGCCACCGAGGCCTTGGCTGGCTCCGGCGCGCGGGTGGTGACATACGCCCCCGGTCCGCAGGGACTGTGGGGCGGACAGGTGTTCATCGACACGCCGGACCTCAACAGCGTGGCCACCACCCACCGAGAGGTCGCCCGCGCGGCGCTGGAGCGCGCGGATGTCGCGCTCGTCGTCATGCACCGAGGCAGCGTCGCCGAAGCCACCCAGGTCGAGTTCCTCACGGAGTTCGCCCAACGGCGCGCGCTCGTCTTCATCCTCAACTTCGCGGACGAGCTGTCGGAGACCTCGCGCGACACCCTCAAGGCCCAGGTGCGCAAGCTGGCCTCCGAACAGTACGGACTGGCCCAGGAGGACGTGCCCGTCTTCGCCATCAGCGCGCTGGCGGCGAAGGACGGCCGCGACGTGTCCGGCGAATTCGGCGCGCTCCTCTTCCACCTGCGCGGGCTGGCCACCCAGGCCGTGGCGGCGCGCGTGCGCAGGACGAACGCGCTGGGCGCGCTGGAAGAAGTCCACACGCGCGTGGAGGCGGCGCTGAAGGAGACGCTGGCGCTGCTGTCTCGCACGCGCGCCGCGCTGGACTCGGGATTGGAGAAGGCGGCCGAGGGCCTGCGCGCGGACTTCGACTCGCGGCTGGGGCTGGCGCACGGGCACCTCGCGGCGGAGGTACGCAGGCAAGCCGGAGGCCGCTTCTGGGGCCCGGCGGCGTGGGGCCTGCGGCTGTCGCTGTGGGGCGCCAGCGGGCTGGGCGCGGCGGCGCTGGTGGGACGCAGCAGCCTGCCCGCGGGGCTGGCGGTGGCGGCGGCCTCCACCGTGGTGGACGTGGTGCGTGGACACACCCGCGCACGCGCCGCCGAGTCCGCGGTGGTGGAGCCCTTCGAGGACGACTTCAGCGCGGAGTCCGCGGCGCGCACCGCGCTGGCGGAGGCGCGCAGCGTGGCGCGCGCGGGAGGGCTGGACCCCGCGCTGCTGGGTGTGCCCGACGTGGACACGTTGCTGGAGGAAGTGCGGGTCGCTCGCGCGGGGGCCTGGCGCTACACGGCCACCACGGGCGTGGCGGAGGCAGTGGCCGGGTGGTGGCGCACCGCGCGCTGGCTGGTGCTGCCGCTCATCAACCTGCCACTGCTGGCGCTGCTGGGACACGTGGGCTACCGCGTGGTGCGGGCCTACGTGGAAGGCCCCCTGTTGCCGTTGGACTACTTCGTCAACGCGGGGGCCCTCTTCATGCTGCTCGCCGGAGCGGGCGCGCTGCTGGCCTCAGCGAGTCTCGCTGGGGCCGCTCGCCGTGCGGGTACCGCCGGACGTACGCGCTTCGTCGAGGCCCTGGCCACCCTGGGCGGGCGGCTGGGAGAGGCCGTCGAGGATGCTCTGCGCCCCGGGCGGGAGGCCGCGCAGCGCCTGCTGTCGCTCCGGTGA